One genomic segment of Natranaeroarchaeum aerophilus includes these proteins:
- a CDS encoding DUF7527 domain-containing protein, translated as MNTRTLERVERWESRPFSGGYEGLRDLAGTEFTGAVETAGTWLFMLNGRIIGVHDGSIEAFEDASGTAHVAPEPALPLLFTMWEGETETRAKYYTEDTPVSEVDNTLTSGSFTGYLELSENVLSGDYFVVYYGGRSMSAAFVGTREELVGDDEAFERANDEVGIYEVVDAEVDVIEIPEADPEPETVEGAGTSAEGLDSSPEPSESAPDPSTVDPTPTTDETAETAGEIEDASEEVSTTAPDASTGGQTSAQPGEEAEYTNESETVESIDPTADAAPDPVESDEAATRESGSLGNSGQPSDVADETTSATAGENRGTDDESTADRIDNPTATEQSDDRPVDGSVTAEPPSDESEEIAEHTPNRDTEERVGGSVDDTPIAGETTTDKATASETGPGETTASDTAPDEPTTSDADTGAVAAPERTVSETPSGADTPSGDSADTPEDPIGAEADWRETTVIPSLDPVHTEHPEPDAEDATGKASGSTSTARSAPEQTSQERSAAGSDRQTRSTPDRRESTTTEQRHDEGGAQAGNSTRTPPSGDQQTTAETVPKERLAEREERIDELEAKIEQLDATREELRTERDELAAENESLADTVEQLEREVERLRSERDELQSTLEAAGKTAYDSSQQIQPTQAISGTNLFIRYGSKGEATLEAAHDSAATAEDVNANLQLERHTTFEADSVAVQGEPYDTFLDGTLEMQFVDWIVETLLYEIQDTGNQSGLSDLYDAIPEIDRVELEGEIELTYTENGEEVTEVAAFDVVFRNRMGEPLIVADISDSRDPAGERMLVELESDASRVKESSETLSAAFLVTSSFFEPGALEAASEATSGSFLSRDSRMSFVKQSRKQGYHLCLVEARGDEFHLNVPEL; from the coding sequence ATGAATACGCGCACGCTTGAGCGCGTCGAGCGGTGGGAGTCCCGACCTTTCTCCGGTGGGTACGAGGGGCTCCGTGATCTCGCCGGAACGGAGTTTACCGGCGCGGTCGAGACCGCTGGGACGTGGTTGTTCATGCTCAACGGCCGGATTATCGGCGTCCACGATGGCAGTATCGAGGCGTTCGAGGACGCATCGGGCACCGCCCATGTTGCTCCCGAGCCCGCACTCCCACTGTTGTTCACAATGTGGGAAGGCGAGACGGAGACGCGGGCGAAGTACTATACCGAAGACACGCCGGTCAGCGAGGTCGACAACACGCTCACTTCGGGGTCGTTCACCGGCTACCTCGAACTGAGCGAAAACGTCCTCAGTGGCGACTACTTCGTCGTCTACTACGGCGGTCGCTCGATGAGCGCCGCGTTCGTCGGTACCAGAGAGGAGCTGGTGGGCGATGACGAGGCGTTCGAGCGGGCAAACGACGAGGTCGGCATCTACGAGGTCGTCGACGCCGAGGTCGACGTCATCGAGATTCCGGAAGCGGATCCCGAACCGGAGACTGTCGAGGGCGCCGGTACATCGGCTGAGGGCCTCGACTCGTCCCCGGAACCGTCCGAATCGGCCCCGGACCCCTCGACTGTCGACCCCACCCCGACGACGGATGAGACTGCCGAGACGGCGGGGGAGATAGAAGACGCGTCGGAAGAGGTGTCCACGACAGCTCCGGACGCCTCGACAGGCGGACAGACGAGCGCTCAGCCGGGAGAGGAGGCAGAGTACACGAACGAGAGCGAGACAGTTGAGAGTATCGATCCGACAGCTGACGCGGCTCCGGACCCCGTTGAGTCCGACGAGGCGGCCACTCGGGAATCCGGCAGCCTCGGAAACTCCGGCCAGCCCTCGGACGTCGCGGATGAGACCACATCTGCAACCGCCGGTGAGAACCGAGGCACGGACGACGAGTCCACTGCGGACAGAATCGACAATCCAACGGCCACGGAGCAGTCCGACGACCGACCTGTCGACGGGAGTGTAACAGCCGAGCCCCCGTCGGACGAGTCGGAGGAGATCGCGGAACACACACCGAACAGGGATACTGAGGAGCGTGTCGGGGGCAGCGTCGATGACACGCCGATCGCCGGTGAGACGACCACAGACAAAGCGACGGCCAGTGAGACGGGTCCAGGTGAGACGACAGCAAGTGACACAGCTCCGGACGAGCCAACGACCAGCGACGCCGACACCGGGGCGGTCGCGGCACCGGAACGAACCGTCTCGGAGACACCCTCCGGAGCAGATACGCCATCCGGAGACAGCGCCGATACGCCGGAGGATCCCATCGGTGCGGAGGCCGACTGGCGCGAAACGACGGTGATCCCCTCGCTCGATCCGGTCCATACGGAACATCCCGAACCCGATGCCGAGGACGCGACCGGGAAAGCGTCCGGTTCGACATCTACCGCTCGAAGCGCTCCCGAGCAGACGAGTCAGGAGCGATCGGCGGCTGGCTCCGATCGACAAACCAGGTCGACACCGGACCGACGCGAGAGTACGACCACAGAGCAGCGTCACGACGAGGGGGGCGCTCAGGCTGGCAATTCGACCCGGACGCCCCCGTCCGGAGACCAGCAGACGACAGCCGAAACGGTTCCGAAAGAACGGCTCGCCGAGCGTGAGGAACGGATCGACGAACTGGAAGCGAAGATCGAACAACTCGATGCGACCCGCGAGGAACTCCGAACCGAACGCGACGAGCTAGCGGCCGAAAACGAGTCGCTTGCAGACACGGTCGAACAGCTCGAGCGTGAAGTCGAACGGCTCCGGTCCGAGCGTGACGAACTCCAATCGACTCTCGAAGCCGCCGGGAAGACGGCCTACGATTCGAGCCAGCAGATCCAGCCCACACAGGCGATTTCCGGGACAAACCTGTTCATCCGGTACGGGTCGAAAGGCGAGGCGACGCTGGAGGCGGCACACGACAGTGCGGCAACCGCGGAGGACGTCAACGCGAACCTGCAACTCGAACGCCATACGACATTCGAGGCAGATTCTGTGGCCGTACAGGGCGAACCGTACGACACCTTCCTCGACGGGACGCTGGAGATGCAGTTCGTCGACTGGATCGTCGAGACGCTGCTCTACGAGATTCAGGATACTGGCAACCAGAGCGGTCTGAGTGACCTCTACGACGCCATCCCGGAGATCGACCGTGTCGAGCTCGAGGGGGAAATCGAGCTCACGTACACGGAGAACGGCGAGGAGGTGACCGAGGTCGCCGCCTTCGACGTCGTGTTCCGGAACCGGATGGGCGAGCCCCTGATCGTGGCCGATATTTCGGACTCCCGGGACCCCGCAGGCGAGCGAATGCTCGTCGAACTGGAGTCCGATGCGAGCCGTGTCAAGGAGAGTTCGGAGACGTTGAGTGCCGCCTTCCTCGTGACCTCCTCGTTCTTCGAGCCGGGAGCGCTCGAAGCGGCGAGCGAGGCGACAAGCGGGAGTTTCCTGAGTCGGGACTCACGAATGAGTTTCGTCAAGCAGTCCAGAAAACAGGGCTATCACCTCTGTCTCGTCGAGGCGCGCGGCGACGAGTTCCACCTGAACGTACCGGAGCTCTAG
- a CDS encoding UPF0058 family protein, translated as MHKDELLELHEQMVIIMENFAEREGVDDELFEPYDELEVDPSHVHKSKSEHKHAVFVLGNALANAMSDDEFSSAGRIGKRMEELAKDAEGKI; from the coding sequence ATGCACAAAGACGAGCTTCTGGAGCTTCACGAGCAGATGGTCATCATCATGGAGAACTTCGCCGAGCGCGAGGGTGTCGACGACGAGCTGTTCGAGCCCTATGATGAACTCGAAGTGGACCCATCCCACGTCCACAAATCCAAAAGCGAGCACAAACACGCCGTCTTCGTCCTGGGCAACGCCCTCGCGAACGCAATGAGCGACGACGAGTTCTCCAGTGCCGGACGCATCGGCAAGCGCATGGAGGAGCTCGCAAAAGACGCCGAAGGCAAGATCTGA
- a CDS encoding DUF998 domain-containing protein codes for MDRRTSAAATGLIAPAIAAVTILAATLVDPGFVWADDALSNLGELPAGESVTLSFLVDTPQFALFNGGLILTGLVGLPFAWRLWVDADHPLQRVGAAQFAGALIALALVGVYYIPRDPHGAVAIAHYLLGIVFMWTHGTGSVLAGRTRWGLVTIWLGIVHLVAWLVWAALLTGQIPGLAIPETVGALIFGGWSAVAAREKLDWPPLPDTLDR; via the coding sequence ATGGATAGACGAACGTCGGCAGCCGCGACTGGTCTGATCGCCCCGGCAATCGCGGCGGTGACGATCCTTGCGGCGACACTTGTGGATCCGGGATTCGTCTGGGCAGATGACGCGCTCTCGAACCTCGGGGAACTCCCGGCTGGCGAATCCGTTACGCTGTCCTTTCTCGTCGATACCCCACAGTTTGCTCTGTTCAACGGGGGTCTGATCCTGACAGGCCTCGTCGGCCTGCCGTTCGCCTGGCGGCTCTGGGTGGACGCTGACCATCCGCTACAGCGGGTCGGTGCAGCCCAGTTCGCGGGCGCGCTGATCGCGCTCGCGCTGGTCGGCGTTTACTACATCCCACGCGATCCCCATGGTGCAGTCGCGATCGCACATTACCTGCTCGGGATCGTCTTCATGTGGACTCACGGGACTGGAAGCGTCCTCGCTGGTCGGACGCGCTGGGGCCTCGTGACGATCTGGCTCGGCATCGTTCACCTGGTGGCGTGGCTCGTCTGGGCGGCCCTGCTCACTGGGCAGATCCCCGGCCTCGCAATCCCCGAAACCGTTGGGGCTTTGATCTTCGGTGGCTGGTCCGCCGTCGCCGCCCGGGAGAAACTCGACTGGCCGCCACTACCCGACACACTGGATCGGTAG
- a CDS encoding ABC transporter ATP-binding protein: MSAESTTTTTEQAAHEQQRETAPQQVADEPLLSIDEISKTFGTEVAVEELSLAVEDGELLTLLGPSGCGKTTTLRLIAGLERPDTGAIRVDGRPIATGENTFVPPDARDIGVVFQDFALFPHMTAAENIAFGIDDWPESEQQRRVAELLDLVGLGEQGDSRPEELSGGQQQRVALARSLAPEPTILLLDEPFSNLDVDLRVEMREEVRRILKETGVTAVSVTHDQEEALSISDRVAVMHDGRLEQVGRPESVFQRPKSRFVAGFLGHASFLSGYVRGDEVDTTVASIDRDQVHGLASQYDMTEIDVLVRPDDVLAYPTTEAEADGRVTYRRYLGPSVLYRVELDSGETVECMHNHSESLDLDTPVSVTLTADHELVWFPKGSPSR; the protein is encoded by the coding sequence ATGTCAGCTGAATCAACGACTACCACGACGGAGCAGGCCGCTCACGAACAGCAGCGGGAGACCGCACCGCAACAGGTGGCAGACGAGCCACTGTTGTCAATCGACGAGATTTCGAAAACGTTCGGCACGGAAGTCGCCGTCGAAGAGCTGTCACTGGCCGTCGAAGACGGGGAACTGCTAACTCTGCTTGGCCCCTCCGGCTGTGGCAAGACGACGACGCTCCGACTGATCGCTGGACTCGAACGCCCAGATACGGGCGCAATCCGCGTTGACGGTCGGCCGATCGCGACAGGTGAGAATACCTTCGTTCCGCCGGATGCCCGCGACATCGGTGTCGTCTTTCAGGACTTCGCACTCTTTCCACACATGACCGCTGCCGAGAACATCGCCTTCGGCATCGACGACTGGCCCGAGTCAGAACAGCAGCGCCGCGTCGCGGAGTTGCTCGATCTCGTCGGCCTCGGCGAGCAGGGCGACTCCCGCCCCGAAGAGCTTTCAGGCGGTCAGCAACAGCGCGTCGCACTGGCCCGCTCGCTCGCACCAGAACCCACAATCCTGCTGCTCGACGAGCCGTTCTCCAACCTCGACGTTGACCTCCGTGTCGAGATGCGCGAGGAGGTTCGCCGGATCCTCAAAGAGACCGGCGTTACCGCCGTCTCGGTCACGCACGATCAGGAGGAGGCTCTGTCGATCAGTGACCGGGTCGCGGTGATGCACGACGGGCGTCTCGAACAGGTCGGCCGTCCAGAATCCGTCTTCCAGCGGCCGAAATCCCGATTCGTCGCCGGCTTCCTCGGCCACGCGAGTTTCCTCTCGGGCTACGTACGGGGTGACGAGGTCGACACCACCGTGGCGTCGATCGATCGCGACCAGGTCCATGGGCTGGCGAGCCAGTACGATATGACCGAGATCGACGTACTCGTCCGACCCGACGACGTGCTTGCCTATCCGACGACGGAAGCAGAGGCAGACGGTCGAGTGACCTACCGGCGGTATCTCGGCCCCTCGGTGCTCTACCGGGTCGAACTCGACAGCGGCGAGACAGTCGAGTGTATGCACAACCACAGCGAATCCCTCGATCTGGATACACCCGTTTCCGTGACCCTCACGGCCGATCACGAGCTCGTCTGGTTCCCGAAAGGGAGTCCGAGTCGATAG
- a CDS encoding ABC transporter permease, whose translation MTSDDADAASVGLLLLSGAIAALVVSPLLWLVLRASDVEAARAASLMTSADTVEILTNSVGLMATVTIASILIGVPLAFLTVRTDLPYRRFWTIVAALPLVVPSYIGAFAFVSAFGPRGELSSLLGVGLPEVYGFYGAALIITLYTYPYVFLTTRAALLSMDSSLVDAARTLNSGRFEAFRRVTLPQIRPAIAAGALLVALYAISDFGTPAFMQVRVFTSAIYWEYGAFNVEYAALLSLQLIAVTAIVIAIEAGVGHDDDASAGGADGARLRLGAWKWPAMGAFAGIGFVTLVVPVAIFGLWFFQGTGGEVASLEFELEYVVNSVTLAALAALVASALAIPVGYMAARSDSLSARLFERMTYVGFAVPGIVIGLALVFFGSNYLPWVYRTVPLLVFAYVVRFLPQAVGSTRTSVLQVDERLDEAARTLNAGRVETFRRITLPLIAPGVIAGGVLVFLTTMKELPATLMLQPIGYDTLVTIIWAAHESVYYRYAALPALILIVISGLSMIVLLRQEKYNVS comes from the coding sequence GTGACATCGGACGACGCCGATGCCGCATCTGTCGGTCTCCTTCTACTGAGCGGTGCTATTGCGGCACTGGTCGTCTCGCCACTACTATGGCTCGTGTTGCGCGCTTCGGATGTTGAAGCCGCACGGGCAGCTAGCCTGATGACCTCCGCAGATACCGTCGAGATCCTCACCAACAGCGTCGGGCTGATGGCTACCGTGACCATCGCCTCAATACTGATCGGTGTTCCACTGGCCTTTCTGACCGTTCGAACTGACCTTCCGTACCGCCGGTTCTGGACCATCGTCGCCGCCTTGCCGCTAGTCGTCCCGAGCTACATCGGCGCGTTCGCGTTCGTCTCCGCATTCGGGCCGCGAGGAGAGCTGAGCTCGCTGCTGGGTGTCGGTCTTCCTGAGGTCTACGGGTTCTACGGCGCGGCCCTCATTATCACGCTGTACACCTATCCGTACGTCTTTCTGACGACGCGAGCGGCCCTGCTGTCGATGGACTCGTCGCTCGTCGACGCCGCCCGGACGCTCAACTCCGGCCGGTTCGAGGCGTTCCGTCGCGTCACGCTCCCACAGATCCGTCCCGCAATCGCTGCCGGGGCCCTGCTCGTTGCCCTGTACGCGATCTCTGACTTCGGGACGCCCGCATTCATGCAGGTTCGAGTGTTCACGAGCGCGATCTACTGGGAGTACGGCGCGTTCAACGTCGAGTATGCCGCCTTGCTCTCCCTCCAGTTGATCGCCGTGACGGCGATCGTAATCGCTATCGAGGCGGGTGTGGGCCACGACGACGACGCCAGCGCCGGGGGCGCGGACGGCGCGCGACTCCGACTTGGCGCGTGGAAGTGGCCCGCGATGGGTGCGTTCGCGGGTATCGGATTCGTCACGCTCGTCGTACCAGTTGCGATCTTCGGGCTGTGGTTCTTCCAGGGGACCGGTGGCGAGGTCGCCTCGCTGGAGTTCGAGCTCGAGTACGTCGTCAACTCGGTCACGCTCGCGGCGCTGGCGGCCCTCGTTGCCAGTGCGCTGGCGATTCCAGTCGGCTACATGGCGGCCCGGTCGGACTCGCTATCCGCCCGACTATTCGAGCGGATGACCTACGTCGGCTTCGCGGTGCCCGGCATCGTCATCGGGCTCGCGCTCGTCTTCTTCGGCTCGAACTACCTGCCGTGGGTCTACCGGACGGTGCCGTTGCTCGTGTTCGCGTACGTGGTTCGCTTCCTCCCGCAGGCCGTCGGGAGTACCAGAACGTCGGTACTACAGGTCGACGAGCGCCTCGACGAAGCCGCCCGGACGCTGAATGCCGGTCGTGTCGAAACGTTCCGCCGGATTACGCTCCCGCTCATCGCACCGGGCGTGATCGCGGGGGGCGTCCTCGTCTTCCTGACGACGATGAAGGAGCTTCCGGCGACACTGATGCTCCAGCCGATCGGGTACGATACGCTCGTGACGATCATCTGGGCCGCCCACGAGAGCGTCTACTACCGGTATGCGGCGCTGCCTGCCCTCATTCTCATCGTGATCTCCGGACTCTCGATGATCGTACTGTTGCGACAGGAAAAGTACAATGTCAGCTGA
- a CDS encoding extracellular solute-binding protein, whose amino-acid sequence MAHDGSGRAGRTVIDHSRRRVLAASGLAVAGSVGLAGCLGDDPGDPFDDYGPQAAALESTAVSWDDLGDLEGELTIYSGRSRDQIDPLFEMIEDEYPDFTLSIDHDGNEDQLNSLREEGENSPADIFYTQSSGALAALKSDGLARELPEDIIGAVDDDKSDPDGRWTGASGRVRAIMYDTDEFDGEDLPDDIFAYAEDEQFRDIISTRPNSGTFRSFITAMIEMEGKDETRGWISDMVNQQNATLYSSGSQQAEEVAYGDQDIGLGNQYYAGRILNEDPDATLDVAFTSDDPGCLFNVSGVAILEASDRPNLAAEFTRHILAAEGQEFFVDVNGEYPVVDGVDYVGDLPTVDEINPPSFDLNALGDLEPASDLLREEGMTV is encoded by the coding sequence ATGGCACACGATGGTTCCGGTCGGGCCGGGCGCACTGTAATCGACCACTCCCGCCGGCGCGTACTTGCGGCATCAGGCCTTGCTGTTGCCGGATCGGTCGGGCTGGCTGGCTGTCTCGGCGACGACCCCGGCGATCCCTTCGACGACTACGGCCCACAGGCTGCGGCACTCGAATCAACCGCGGTATCGTGGGACGATCTCGGAGATCTGGAAGGCGAGTTGACGATTTACTCCGGGCGCTCCCGGGATCAGATCGATCCGCTGTTCGAGATGATCGAAGACGAGTATCCCGACTTTACGCTGAGCATCGACCACGACGGTAACGAAGACCAGCTCAACAGCCTTCGAGAGGAAGGCGAGAACAGCCCTGCCGACATCTTCTACACGCAGTCTTCGGGGGCACTTGCAGCACTCAAATCGGACGGCCTCGCGCGGGAACTGCCCGAAGACATCATCGGGGCAGTCGACGACGACAAGAGCGACCCCGACGGCCGGTGGACCGGCGCGTCCGGCCGCGTCCGGGCAATCATGTACGATACCGACGAGTTCGACGGCGAGGATCTGCCTGACGACATCTTCGCGTATGCCGAGGACGAGCAGTTCCGGGACATCATTTCGACCCGGCCGAACTCCGGAACGTTCCGATCGTTCATCACGGCAATGATCGAGATGGAAGGCAAGGACGAAACCCGGGGATGGATTAGTGACATGGTGAACCAACAAAACGCCACACTGTACTCCAGCGGCTCACAGCAGGCCGAGGAGGTCGCATACGGTGATCAGGATATTGGCCTCGGGAACCAGTACTACGCGGGCCGAATTCTGAACGAGGATCCCGACGCTACGCTCGACGTTGCGTTCACCAGCGACGATCCTGGCTGTCTGTTCAACGTCTCCGGCGTCGCCATCCTCGAAGCCTCGGACAGGCCGAACCTCGCCGCGGAGTTCACCCGACATATCCTCGCCGCGGAAGGCCAGGAGTTCTTCGTCGACGTCAACGGCGAGTACCCCGTTGTCGACGGCGTCGACTACGTCGGGGACCTCCCGACCGTCGACGAGATCAACCCGCCGTCGTTCGACCTGAACGCGCTCGGAGATCTGGAACCGGCGAGTGACCTGCTCCGCGAAGAAGGAATGACTGTCTGA
- a CDS encoding MaoC family dehydratase: MSEDTGATIPFADLTSAWMQLGESAVKSATAMNRAAIGVAGDNGDAHDDNEARPGTDGATVRSGSIPSLAFEGKDWQFERSVERADAITVGDSVSFSKSIDDEDIERFALASGDTNRLHIDEAFAEDSRFGGRIAHGTLVSGLISAALARLPGLTIYLSQDLEFRGPVRIDDRVTATVEVIEALGNDQYRLSTIVSDEEGETIIDGEAVVLIDDLPAE, translated from the coding sequence ATGTCCGAGGATACGGGAGCTACGATCCCCTTCGCGGATCTCACGAGCGCGTGGATGCAACTGGGGGAGAGCGCAGTAAAGAGTGCAACAGCGATGAACCGGGCCGCCATCGGGGTCGCGGGAGATAACGGAGACGCACACGATGACAACGAGGCCAGGCCGGGCACGGACGGCGCTACAGTACGGTCCGGTTCGATTCCTTCGCTCGCGTTCGAGGGCAAGGACTGGCAGTTCGAGCGCTCGGTCGAGCGGGCCGACGCGATCACCGTGGGCGACAGCGTCAGTTTCAGCAAGTCGATCGACGACGAGGACATCGAACGGTTCGCACTCGCCAGCGGTGATACGAACCGACTCCACATCGACGAGGCGTTCGCCGAAGACTCGCGCTTTGGCGGTCGGATCGCCCACGGGACGCTCGTTTCGGGCCTCATCAGTGCCGCCCTCGCACGCCTGCCCGGGCTGACGATCTACCTCTCACAGGATCTGGAGTTCCGTGGCCCCGTCCGGATCGACGACCGTGTCACAGCCACCGTCGAGGTCATCGAGGCGCTCGGTAACGATCAGTACCGCCTCAGCACGATCGTCAGCGACGAGGAGGGGGAGACGATCATCGACGGCGAAGCAGTCGTACTGATCGACGACCTGCCCGCGGAGTAG
- a CDS encoding AbrB/MazE/SpoVT family DNA-binding domain-containing protein: protein MTDETTGMGWPPAMFAEQLQEASEQAVESQQALARQFLSAASAGSSSMSGFPAMTMGTATFKTRVQSGGRISIPDAEREALDIDEGDIVQTIVIPINTSDSNE, encoded by the coding sequence ATGACAGACGAGACGACCGGGATGGGGTGGCCGCCAGCGATGTTTGCAGAGCAGTTGCAGGAAGCGAGCGAGCAGGCCGTCGAAAGCCAGCAGGCGCTCGCGAGACAGTTCCTCTCCGCTGCGAGCGCGGGATCGAGTAGTATGTCCGGTTTCCCGGCGATGACGATGGGAACCGCGACGTTCAAGACCCGCGTGCAAAGTGGCGGGCGGATCAGCATCCCGGACGCCGAACGCGAAGCCCTCGACATCGATGAGGGCGACATCGTCCAGACGATCGTCATCCCGATCAACACGAGTGATTCCAATGAGTAA
- a CDS encoding poly(R)-hydroxyalkanoic acid synthase subunit PhaE — MTDTYDTDAVQNSWTEFMEQMNEQFVDAFEENIEAQAEFVEAWSDTVDSASSDEQLSEGVEGYARAYQVWMEAAEEMVERTGDAAAGEDVSVDEFRDIWLNNANQAFKEVMSTSAFAAMTGETVGDALEVQQMADESAEATLRQLRMPTQSDVEEIGERLVELERRQHAVEQKIDRVLEHVQDGE, encoded by the coding sequence ATGACCGACACATACGACACCGACGCAGTACAGAATAGCTGGACCGAGTTTATGGAACAGATGAACGAGCAGTTCGTCGACGCGTTCGAGGAGAACATCGAGGCGCAGGCGGAGTTCGTCGAGGCCTGGAGCGACACCGTCGACTCCGCCAGCTCCGACGAGCAACTCAGCGAGGGCGTCGAGGGCTACGCCAGAGCCTATCAGGTCTGGATGGAGGCGGCCGAGGAGATGGTCGAACGCACGGGCGACGCCGCGGCGGGCGAGGACGTCTCTGTCGACGAGTTCCGGGATATCTGGCTCAACAACGCCAATCAGGCGTTCAAAGAGGTCATGTCGACGTCGGCGTTCGCGGCGATGACCGGCGAGACCGTCGGTGATGCCCTCGAAGTCCAGCAGATGGCCGACGAGAGCGCCGAGGCGACGCTCCGCCAGCTCAGGATGCCGACCCAGAGCGACGTCGAGGAAATCGGTGAGCGACTCGTCGAACTCGAACGCCGCCAGCACGCCGTCGAGCAGAAGATCGATCGGGTGCTCGAACACGTTCAGGACGGGGAGTAA
- the phaC gene encoding class III poly(R)-hydroxyalkanoic acid synthase subunit PhaC, whose amino-acid sequence MRNPYTATLDLQRQAWENAAELVESAGTMPEANETIAEVDVGATPKETVYEENKLELYHYESQTDEQHDVPILIVYALINRPYILDLQSDRSVVRTLLENGFDVYLIDWNEPSQLDRSLTLEDYVTRYIDNCVDVVRERSGQDSINLLGYCMGGTMSTMYASLYPEKVRNLGLMAAGLCFDETGGVLELWGDDEYFDPEDVTETFGNVPADFLDIGFALMDPVENYVTKYVRFYDNVEDEEFVENFARMEEWLGDGIDVAGATFEEFIEDIYQENRLYRNELELGGEHVDLENIDMPVLNIVAHYDHLIPPAASKPFNDVVSSDDTTVMEFKTGHIGMSVSSRSHAELWPDVCEWFEERSQDRVETESHSTEPKEHDAALAEDVAGDDTGASELDVEPVSDEATPVQTIDGIGPAYEERLSNAGYGTVAELAAADADTVAEECELPPSRVEGWIEQARSLDD is encoded by the coding sequence ATGAGAAATCCCTACACCGCCACGCTGGATCTTCAGCGTCAGGCCTGGGAGAACGCCGCCGAGCTCGTCGAGTCAGCGGGCACGATGCCGGAGGCCAACGAAACCATCGCCGAAGTCGACGTCGGCGCGACACCAAAGGAGACCGTCTACGAGGAGAACAAGCTCGAACTGTATCACTACGAGTCCCAGACCGACGAACAGCACGACGTGCCGATTCTGATCGTCTACGCGCTGATCAACCGCCCGTACATCCTTGATCTACAGTCCGATCGGTCGGTCGTCCGAACCCTGCTCGAAAACGGATTCGACGTCTATCTGATCGACTGGAACGAACCCTCCCAGCTCGACCGATCGCTAACGCTCGAGGACTACGTCACCCGGTACATTGACAACTGCGTCGACGTGGTCCGCGAGCGATCCGGTCAGGACAGTATCAACCTGCTTGGCTACTGCATGGGCGGCACGATGTCGACGATGTACGCCTCGCTCTATCCCGAAAAAGTCCGCAACCTCGGCCTGATGGCCGCCGGGCTCTGTTTCGACGAGACCGGCGGTGTGCTCGAACTCTGGGGCGATGACGAATACTTCGATCCCGAAGATGTCACCGAAACCTTCGGCAATGTCCCCGCCGACTTTCTTGATATCGGCTTCGCGCTAATGGATCCCGTCGAGAACTACGTCACCAAGTACGTCCGCTTCTACGACAACGTCGAGGACGAGGAGTTCGTCGAGAACTTTGCACGCATGGAAGAGTGGCTCGGTGACGGTATCGATGTCGCCGGTGCGACCTTCGAGGAGTTCATCGAGGATATCTACCAGGAGAACAGGCTCTATCGTAACGAACTCGAACTCGGTGGGGAGCACGTCGATCTCGAAAACATCGATATGCCGGTGCTGAATATCGTCGCCCATTACGACCATCTCATCCCGCCGGCGGCGTCGAAACCGTTCAACGATGTCGTCTCGAGCGACGATACGACCGTCATGGAGTTCAAGACCGGACATATCGGCATGTCGGTTTCCTCGCGCTCGCACGCTGAACTCTGGCCGGACGTCTGTGAGTGGTTCGAGGAACGGTCACAGGACCGGGTTGAGACGGAGTCTCACTCGACCGAACCGAAAGAACACGACGCGGCACTCGCGGAGGATGTCGCGGGGGACGACACAGGCGCTTCGGAGCTCGATGTGGAACCCGTCTCGGACGAAGCCACGCCGGTCCAGACGATCGACGGTATTGGCCCGGCCTACGAGGAGCGGCTGAGCAACGCTGGCTATGGAACGGTTGCCGAACTTGCCGCGGCGGACGCCGACACCGTTGCCGAGGAGTGTGAGCTCCCGCCGTCCCGCGTCGAGGGCTGGATCGAGCAGGCTCGCTCGCTCGACGACTGA